The following coding sequences lie in one Gouania willdenowi chromosome 5, fGouWil2.1, whole genome shotgun sequence genomic window:
- the quob gene encoding quattro isoform X2: protein MNPESLDLSIQSALSALFPPFEVTAPVVLSQLFRTIDERYHSDALQCLLDFLIPSKHLLESVQQAACAGYSDVVFRCEGWPLCLHDKTVVQLAPVNPLLLRPGDFYLQVEPFGEQAARIVLKSLLEVGCREVEETPIPETSYPCMFSEEWLQDINEGRHGTPLSRCLLCTDQGVIKLPWASIAIPEFLERPKITPTIRETHPEPKQNSVPLDLTSSTLPVKSVVYPGKDKMSASLRPADSKLVKTEHERRASKSCSKPLIKPVGWVSPNTCDSQSYQEIEGDYVDLVEIGKGREFVNNQRHSHLNQHDSPIFNPVRLPPTMPPGNITPCALTLQYKEPCTPCSQRKLGQVLMDQDLKCRYRESYLAALKNPVPFERGNVNLTALEEEQLKPDNQTATQNVQQGNFCESCMKLLMGNQPCQFQPGCQPTTEEFAPHHCVCFKPESDIQGTPGILKSLPILSQNQGVQANQTSKQFGHTAYVPSLSNISLATQSSDMQPQQKEEAVKLSAKHKIKVRSLSTLSETPLGSPPLYKLNNRSLSDVCPEAITGMIRLKKGALSDQETLKLETMKCYKNDSHSSRGETSSIREESVFKLYRISTGTSSSPPVEVPLTNPDNQKPPQSEKGRLRKNISLLELGIICVPGSRDRTGRAVVEVYGDKKEWMSPIVSAETICELLLYLHSIPREDVRELGMTVVINAKKKPPPLHLYKALLMAQEQALHAVHSILILVDKDTSPRPEKQPGLQMDTVTSMKNLNKTVEASQLTSSLGGTFTYSHTDWLQFHQRLVPFMDDLRGADGLLQKAIKKIDCRNQMDTAQEVQQCIQERRVSMKEVLEDERLVTLQREGGALLARIRREEFRFPQSEDYRDSVDSVTRLYNQVEEKLHTLVMKSNECLQHLDLLFRLREMEAKMSLIGMWFSTEGEERLKDSYTTEEDQLFPKNALKHFHLFLTESKDKQHYALALVSAAEKIVKASDSSPAIDVFRTLVSTFKSNVEDFILRAEQRYKELETLVDMNSFCDKAFALTEECGRFLEQVEPECFSAQTQSTLQMYKKRMGSDFSSQHFQALKDKVCSVGSGATGVMRVWNAALVRCQQVRKRLEEMQKKKSVDKNQIQHPTAAHSPGEVGELERRRKKSDVGEVKTSLLHKPGSPTEVIHAEESREKNSVVCFNHLGSEFKGSQNKDAELKQLPIKPFKNNLPQNSKYHLENKWRSREHHSEADLTSISSKDDGKCFPSHNPLGRSLSEGSYSCSHLTNLSSLLPHNVSQKHCQSRTQPLELKLHLIQNQPTFHNDGLWKQIFQSTPPKTAANKVQDERCQISLQSHEDLRPPGTEINGSNGLRVERIMEELLSTEREYVKALDYVREHYFPELERTDVPQDLRGQRGSIFGNLEKLHDFHRHHFLDELESCKNEPFRVGRCFLRHRESFALYALYSKNKPQSDSLLINHGQTFFKQKQQKLGDKMDLWSYLLKPVQRISKYSLLLQDLIRECDLTQSREVAEAKAALEVIHFQLRHGNNLLAMDAILHCDLKISQPCQ from the exons AATCCAGAATCTCTGGACTTGTCCATCCAAAGTGCCCTGTCGGCCCTTTTCCCACCCTTTGAGGTGACAGCTCCTGTTGTCCTCAGTCAGCTGTTTCGCACCATTGATGAGCGTTACCACAGTGATGCTCTGCAGTGCCTGCTGGACTTCCTTATTCCCTCCAAACATCTGCTGGAGAGTGTTCAACAGGCAGCGTGT GCCGGGTACTCAGATGTGGTTTTCCGATGTGAGGGCTGGCCTTTATGTCTCCATGACAAAACCGTGGTGCAGTTGGCCCCTGTAAATCCTTTGCTTTTGCGTCCTGGAGACTTTTATCTTCAGGTAGAGCCTTTTGGAGAACAAGCAGCACGCATCGTCCTCAAGAGTCTTCTGGAGGTGGGATGTCGGGAAGTGGAGGAAACCCCAATCCCTGAAACCTCATACCCCTGCATGTTCTCTGAAGAGTGGCTGCAGGACATCAATGAAGGTCGCCATGGAACTCCACTCTCACGTTGTTTGCTTTGCACAGACCAAGGAGTAATCAAGTTACCTTGGGCCTCAATTGCCATCCCTGAGTTTCTAGAAAGGCCAAAAATCACACCAACAATTCGGGAAACACATCCTGAGCCAAAGCAGAACTCTGTTCCCTTAGATTTGACCTCTTCCACCCTTCCGGTAAAATCTGTGGTTTATCCAGGAAAAGACAAGATGTCAGCATCTCTTAGACCTGCAGACTCTAAACTTGTTAAAACAGAGCACGAGAGACGAGCTTCCAAATCATGCTCAAAACCACTAATCAAACCTGTTGGTTGGGTTTCTCCGAATACATGTGACAGTCAAAGCTACCAGGAGATTGAGGGTGATTATGTGGACCTAGTGGAAATTGGCAAAGGGAGGGAGTTTGTTAATAATCAAAGACATAGCCATCTAAATCAACATGATTCCCCTATATTCAACCCTGTGAGACTGCCTCCAACCATGCCACCTGGAAACATCACACCCTGTGCCCTGACTCTGCAGTATAAGGAACCATGTACCCCGTGCAGCCAGAGAAAGCTCGGGCAGGTGCTCATGGATCAAGACTTGAAGTGTAGATACAGAGAGTCTTACCTAGCAGCACTGAAAAACCCAGTTCCCTTTGAGAGGGGAAACGTAAACCTCACGGCTTTGGAGGAGGAACAATTAAAACCTGACAATCAGACCGCCACTCAAAACGTCCAGCAAGGAAACTTTTGTGAGAGTTGTATGAAGCTTTTAATGGGTAATCAACCCTGTCAGTTCCAACCCGGTTGTCAACCAACAACGGAAGAATTTGCACCTCaccattgtgtttgttttaaaccTGAGAGTGACATACAAGGAACACCTGGGATTTTGAAATCGCTACCAATTTTGAGTCAAAACCAGGGGGTTCAGGCAAATCAGACATCTAAACAATTTGGACATACTGCCTATGTGCCTTCTTTATCCAATATTTCACTCGCAACCCAAAGCAGTGACATGCAACCACAACAGAAGGAAGAGGCGGTGAAACTATCGGCCAAACATAAAATTAAAGTTAGGTCCTTGTCCACTTTGTCAGAAACACCTTTAGGGAGTCCACCTCTTTATAAACTCAACAATAGGAGCCTCAGCGACGTTTGTCCTGAAGCAATCACCGGCATGATCCGACTTAAGAAAGGTGCACTTTCTGATCAGGAGACTCTAAAGCTGGAGACAATGAAGTGCTACAAAAACG ATTCCCACTCAAGCAGAGGAGAAACATCCTCCATCAGAGAGGAATCAGTCTTCAAACTCTACAGAATAAGCACAGGAACGTCTTCTTCTCCACCAGTTGAAGTGCCATTAACAAATCCAGACAATCAGAAGCCTCCACAGAGTGAAAAAGGCAgattgaggaaaaatattagTCTGCTTGAACTGGGTATTATTTGTGTACCAG GCAGCAGGGACAGGACTGGCAGGGCAGTGGTGGAGGTGTATGGAGACAAAAAGGAGTGGATGTCCCCTATTGTGTCAGCAGAGACAATTTGTGAATTACTGCTATATCTGCACTCAATACCAAG AGAAGATGTCCGAGAGCTGGGAATGACTGTGGTTATCAATGCCAAGAAGAAGCCCCCTCCGCTCCATCTTTACAAAGCTCTGCTGATGGCCCAG GAGCAAGCCCTCCATGCTGTTCACAGTATTCTCATCCTGGTGGATAAAGACACAAGTCCACGGCCTGAAAAACAGCCTGGTTTGCAG ATGGATACAGTGACTTCTATGAAAAACCTGAACAAGACTGTTGAAGCTTCTCAACTGACCTCCAGTTTAGGCGGAACCTTCACTTACAGCCACACTGACTGGCTGCAGTTTCATCAA AGACTGGTTCCTTTCATGGATGACCTCAGGGGAGCAGACGGTTTATTGCAGAAGGCCATCAAGAAAATAGACTGTAGAAATCAAATGGACACTGCCCAG GAAGTGCAGCAGTGCATTCAGGAGCGGAGAGTTTCAATGAAGGAGGTGCTCGAAGATGAAAGACTGGTAACACTGCAAAGGGAGGGAGGTGCTTTATTGGCCAGGATAAGGAGAGAAGAGTTCAGGTTTCCACAATCAGAGGACTACAG AGATTCTGTGGATTCTGTGACACGTCTGTATAATCAAGTGGAGGAGAAGCTCCACACATTGGTCATGAAGTCAAATGAGTGTTTGCAGCACCTGGATCTCCTCTTCAGACTCAGAGAGATGGAGGCCAAAATGAGCCTG ATTGGGATGTGGTTCAGTACAGAAGGTGAAGAGAGACTAAAGGATTCTTACACAACAGAAGAGGATCAGTTGTTTCCTAAAAATGCCTTAAAGCACTTTCATCTGTTTCTCACTGAGTCTAAG GATAAACAACACTATGCCTTGGCTCTGGTGTCAGCGGCAGAAAAGATTGTTAAGGCCAGTGATTCCAGTCCTGCAATAGATGTATTTCGAACTCTCGTCAGCACTTTCAAATCAAATGTAGAAGATTTTATATTGCGGGCAGAACAGAGATATAAAGAGCTGGAGACCTTGGTGGATATGAACAGCTTTTGTGACAAG GCGTTTGCCCTTACTGAAGAATGTGGTCgatttttggaacaagtagagCCTGAGTGTTTCTCGGCTCAGACTCAAAGCACACTCCAGATGTATAAAAAACGAATGGGCAGTGATTTCTCCTCCCAGCATTTCCAGGCTCTTAAAGACAAAGTCTGCAGCGTGGGATCGGGGGCCACAGGAGTGATGAGAGTGTGGAATGCTGCCTTGGTTCGGTGCCAACAAGTCAGGAAGCGTCTTGAAGagatgcaaaagaaaaaaagtgttgataAGAACCAGATCCAGCATCCCACAGCTGCACACTCCCCAGGGGAAGTTGGAGAATtggagaggaggagaaaaaagagcGATGTGGGGGAGGTTAAAACCTCCCTTCTCCACAAGCCGGGGTCTCCTACAGAAGTTATTCATGCTGAGGAAAGTAGAGAGAAAAACTCTGTTGTTTGTTTCAATCACTTAGGATCTGAATTTAAAGGGAGCCAAAACAAAGATGCAGAATTGAAACAGTTACCTAttaaaccatttaaaaataatcttccACAAAACAGCAAATACCACCTGGAAAACAAGTGGAGGTCAAGAGAACACCACAGTGAAGCAGATCTTACAAGCATAAGCTCTAAAGATGATGGTAAATGTTTTCCATCGCACAATCCCTTGGGTCGCTCCCTGAGTGAGGGCTCATATTCCTGCTCTCATCTGACAAACCTATCAAGCCTCTTACCTCATAATGTTAGTCAAAAACACTGTCAAAGCAGGACACAGCCACTGGAACTCAAGCTGCACCTTATCCAGAACCAGCCAACTTTCCATAATGATGGCTTGTGGAAACAGATCTTCCAGTCAACCCCCCCCAAAACAGCTGCAAACAAAGTGCAAGATGAAAGATGCCAAATCTCCCTCCAGAGCCATGAAGATTTAAGACCTCCTGGGACAGAGATCAATGGCAGCAATGGGTT GAGGGTTGAGAGGATCATGGAGGAGTTGCTGTCCACAGAGAGGGAGTATGTCAAGGCCCTGGATTATGTTCGAGAACACTACTTTCCTGAGCTTGAGAGGACCGATGTCCCCCAAGACCTCAGGGGTCAGAGGGGAAGCATCTTTGGCAACTTAGAGAAACTGCACGACTTCCACCGTCATCACTTCCTGGATGAACTGGAGAGCTGCAAGAATGAGCCCTTCAGAGTTGGACGTTGCTTTCTGCGGCAT aGGGAGAGTTTTGCCTTGTATGCTCTCTACAGCAAGAACAAACCCCAGTCTGATAGTCTCCTCATCAATCATGGACAGACATTTTTCAAG CAAAAGCAACAGAAGCTGGGAGACAAAATGGACTTGTGGTCATATCTGCTGAAGCCGGTCCAACGCATAAGCAAGTACAGCCTGCTGCTGCAGGACTTGATTAGGGAGTGTGATCTGACTCAATCCAGAGAGGTTGCTGAGGCCAAGGCAGCCCTAGAGGTCATCCACTTCCAGCTGCGCCATGGAAATAACCTGTTGGCTATGGACGCCATTCTTCACTGTGAT